A segment of the Triticum urartu cultivar G1812 chromosome 1, Tu2.1, whole genome shotgun sequence genome:
gattacggacatgacgaggaactccagaatagtccggagataaagtttgatatatgggataatagtgtttggtctccgaaagggttccggaattcatcgaaaggggtttcggatgtttcccgaaatgtttgggtacgagaacactttatttgggccaaaggggaaagcccacaaggtttttggaaagcacaaaggaagttttgcggagtccaggggccagacgccagggtccctagcgtctgggtccagacgccgggaaccctggcgtctggccgtggagtccgagaaggagtcttgcctttcgggtgaaaccgactttgtggaggcttttactccaatttcgaccccaaggctcaacatataaatagaggggtagggctggcacccaagacagatcaagaaacaccaagctgtgtgccggcaaccccgtacCCTCTAGTTTAGCCTCCGtaatagttttcgtagtgcttaggcgaaaccctgcggagattgttcttcaccaacaccgtcaccacgccctcgtgctgccggaactcatctattacttcgcccctcttgctggatcaagaaggcgaggacgtcatcgagctgaacgtgtgctgaatgtggaggtgccgtatgttcggtacttgatcgggacggatcttgaaggtgtacgactacatcaaccgcgttgataaacgcttccgctttcggtctacaagggtacgtagacatactctcccctctcgttgctatgcatcaccatgatcttgcgcaAGGGCGAAGCCAGCATAAGAGTGTTGGGTTCAGCTGAATCCAACGGTTTTTTCTGGCCAAGTATCGCTATACACGTACATATGTGCATGAACCAAATAAAAAATATGTGTTGAACCCATCTACTTGGTACGCAAGGCTTAGTGAGAAGCCCAAAAGCCCACTAACGAATCACCTCCATGCTAGCCTGCTAGGCCTGTTCGTGTCTTCCTTCCCCTATTCCTCTCATTATCATGTACATCTTCTGTTTCCTACTAGTATATGGTAGCCGGCAGCCGCAACCCACAGATCTTTCCGTTTGCTTCCTTGACTCTGTGATCTACCTTGTCCTGTTCGCATCCAGCGACGAGCCGACAAGGGTAGGTCGGCAGACCAAATTCATGGTATTGAGTCCCATCATCATATCTCCTTTCTATTGTGGATGCCCTAATTTTCTAATTATCTATTTCATGTATTTTGATTGAACTAGCCTATGGATCAGTATTTATGGAAGAGAAATTGATCAGTAGACAGATAATGATGCTAGTTCATCAAGATCACCCCTTCACGGAGAAATTATTTTAGACGAGTTCCCCATGATCCAACCAGTATGGCATGCACACTTCGTTAACAATATAGCACAACATTGGATAAGTGCTATCGTATCGAATATTGTTTAATGAAGCTTAGTATATTCAAAAAATAGTAAATAGATAAAATAAAAATCTGAAATTTCTGGACGTCAAAGATGGTCAAGTGTTCTATGTGGATACAAAATTTCCATCCAAGATGACTTTCCTTGTGCTCTATACACAAAATTTAATCAGTGCTCCATAGTGTATTTTTGAAGCTTTTTCAGGCGCcctattttatttattttgtccACAGCTCCCGTGGTGTCAACTGCCATGAAATTTTACAAGTACTTAGAATTGTTGAGCATGTTTGATGCATATAATAGCATTTTTTTTTCTAATATTGCTTCCTAATTTACTGTTCACACTAGGTAGATGGACAACGTGTCACATTTCAATTTGTTAGGTTGTTTTTAGTGTTATACTATTGTTGTAATTAGGTCTAAAATTAGAATTTACACTTAACTAATTCCTACCAAGTCCTTGTAACGAGTGAGTGAACCCAATGGCAAAATTTTCTGGCTCCACCCCtgatcttacgtgtgcgtaggatttttttaaaaaaaaattactacgttccccaacaaaaagcccaccaaaaaacaaaaaaaataaaaaaataagagaaaatgagagaaggggcaatgctaccatccttttaccacacttgtgctttagagtagcaccatgttcttcatatagagagtctcttgagttatcactttcatatactagtgagaattttcattatagaacttggcttgtatatttcgatgatgggcttactcaaatgcccgaggtcttcatgatcaagcaagttggatgcacacccacttagttttcagtttgagtttccatacacttatagctcttagtgcatccgttgcatggcaatccctactcctcgcattgacatcaattgatgggcatctccatagcccgttgattagccgcgtcaatgtgagactttctctttttttgtgtTCTCCagacaacctccatcatcatattctattccacctatagtgatatgtccatggctcgcgctcatatattgcgtgaaggttgaaaaagtttgaaaatactaaagtatgaaacaattgcttggcttgtcatcggggttgtgcatgatgggagcattttgtgtgacgaagatgaagcatagccaaactatatgattttgtagggatgagctttctttggctatgttattttgagaagacataattgcttggttggtatgcttgaagtattattgtcttaatgtcaaatgatagactatttctttggatcactcatgtcttaatattcctgccatgattagattacatgatcaagattatactaggtagcattccacatcaaaaattatctttttttatcatttacctactcgaggacaaacATGAATTAAGCTTAGGAATGCTGATaggtctccgtcgtatctataatttttgattgttccatgtcaatattatacaactttcatatacttttggcaactttttatactattttgggactaacatattgatccagtgcctagtgccagttcctgtttgttgcatgttttttgtttcgcagaaaatccatatcaaacggagtccaaacgggataaaaactgacggagatttttttttgaaatatatgtgaattttgggaagtggaatcaacgtgagacgatgcccaaggggcccatgagggtaaggggcgcgccccagggggtcaggcgcgccctgcgccctcgtggccactccgtaaggctttggtgcccttctttcgccgcaagaaagccaatatccgggtACAAATTGTGTTAacatttcagcccaatcggagttacggatctctgagaatatacgaaacagtgaaagggcagaatcagataacgcagaaatagagagagacagatccaatatcagaggggctctcgcccctccgccgccatggaagccatggaccagaggggaaacccttctcccatctagggagaaggtcaagaagaagaagaaggggggccctctccccctctctcccggtggcgccggaacgccgctggggccatcatcatgtgacgacgatctacaccaacacctccgtcatcttcaccaacatcttcatcacctcccccatctatctacagcagtccactctcccgcaacccgttgtaccgtctacttgaacatggtgctttatgcttcatattattatccaatgatgtgttgccatcctctGATGTATGAGTAGATTTTttttgtcctatcggtaattggtgaattgctattaTTGGTTTAaattgcttgtggttatgttgctgtcctttggtgcccatcatatgagcgcgcgcgtggatcacaccatagggttagttgtatgttgataggactatgtattggagggcaagagtgatagaagtttcaacctagcatagaaattgatgcatacgggattgaaggggggccaatatatcttaatgttatggttgggttttaccttaatgaacgttagtagttgcggatgcttactaatagttccaatcataagtgcatagaattccaagtcagggatgacatgctagcagtggcctctcccacataaaacttgctatcgatctagtaaagtagtcaattgcttagggacaatttcgcaactcctaccaccacttttccacactcgctatactaactttattgattctttACCTGAAACAggccctagtttttatttacgtgctctttatattcttgcaaacctatcccgttacacctacaatgtgcttctagtttcatacttgttctaagtaaagcgaacgttaagagtgcatagagttgtatcggtggtcgatagaacttgagggaatatttgttctacctttagctcctcgttgggttcgacactcttacttatcgaaagaggctacaaccaatcccctatacttgtgtgttatcacccactcctggcgaggaatgaGGGTACTGATGGGGACGTGTACCCAGCTGCGACGCCATGTCGACAGCAGGCAAGCGCCGATGGATCCGCTGTTGTTGTGCGGTGCGCCGCGCATCTCGCTCTGCAGCGCACCACCGGTCTCGCCGTGCGGCGAGCCACAGCCTATCGGCGCAGACGtgcctagcttgctctgcggcgcgctgtcgatcatgttgtgcggcgagctgtagcctgtcggcgctgacatgcctatcttgatctgcggtgctcaagcgccatgcgccaaaggtctgctcaaccctggcgatgatgCGCATCACGGCGCCGTCCATCGCGTTGccggggagcgcctcggcctcgacgggTCGTGGTGCCCGCTCgttttcctcgtcgacgaggttgatggcagaggaggtgctttggtgggttggcatgcttggaaaaggtggatgtgctacaggctacGCTTGTCGCCTCCGTGCGCCGCGCGCCCCCTATGCGCAATATAGCAAGGTGGTAggaaacaggtgaggaaatggcgggaaacagtggcgtgttcataaaaagccatcaattaatggaaacttagcatcaAGCTAGCACAAGTCGTAGATGATGATCATATGAACACGGACCACATtagggaacccgtcggtgatgaattcatcaatcccaAACGATTGAATACTAGCAAGCGTTTTCCCACAACACACACGGCCTATTCCATCACAAATAGGTCGGATGGATGAACTGTATGTCACGTATCgcacattgtcaaaaagtaatgtggtagaccttctttaattaacatgtgttaaaaaatTAAAAAACAAGGACCTCCAGCCCGAGCACACTTAACTTGACAGTTTTCTTACATGAGCTACTGGTGGAACAGCTAGTCCTTGCTGATAGGAATGCCTCTTCACATCCTTATGGCGTATCTGGATGACTGCCTGTCCCACAATGGCCAATAGGTGTTGTATtgacagagcatatcacatacgtcttattagaagcaatcatctgcgttattatcggtcttcacacatatttctgattacagacctatttgccgcgtatcacagacatcttgttatattgaaccgtttctgttctcttgcctaatcacaaacagttcatacGAGTGAatcgtatgctgtatatcgcacacaccttcatctggccgcccgtttattttgtgttgcctaatcacaaatagttcatccgagtgaacgtATGTTGTGTATAGCACAGGCCTTCATCTggttgcccgtttcttttgttgtTCCTCAccgcaaatagttaattgaactggaccgtatgcccttcatcgcacacgcaactaaaatctgaactaTGTTTGATGCGTCCTCCATTGCAAATGTTTTACACATTTCTGACAgttttcatacagcaccgtttgcgattatggcatcacacacagtttctcgaagggtctctgattgtagtgtcgcgttagcagcatcctgcagtagtgctagtttgtgagaagcttatacccgaacctgccccaaatgggacaaattttttaccacggcatattgatgtcactccatgatagcatgccaagtttcatgaattttatacgagttttggatttactagtatttaaaaactaggcatatcaacgttTTGCCgtcaatcaacagtgccctggtgtttgaatttcattcccatctcttgcatgggacctagaaattcacccaaggacacacatgtgatttttcaaccaactttagtgcattggagcatgtgcttgtagttcaaatttgaattatacacataaaatgcctagaaaacccaattaatgtataaaaaggtcaaacgaatcccgaaaaattccaagattgaacacaccactcctgttgttctacgttgacactagaatttttttgaaagcaataagaggcaacaaaTATCGTCCCGTCACCAAAGGTAGTACGTTctctatcgaaaccatcatgcttgttgtgagaagctctggtttgtgagaagcttatacccgaacctaccccaaatgggacaaattttttaccacgacatgttgatgccgctccatgatagcatgccaagtttcatgaatttcagacgagttttggatttactataatttaaaaaccaggcatctcaacgttttgccggcagtCAACAGTACCATGGTGTTTGAATTtaattcccatctcttgcatgggacctagaaattcacccaaggacacacctgtgatttttcaaccaactttggtgcattggagcatgtgattgtagttcaaatttgaattatgcacataaaatgcctagaaaacccaattaatgtataaaaaaggccaaacgaaccccgaaaattctaagattgaacacaacactcttgttgttctatgttgacactaaaaaaattttgaaagcaataagaggcaatggatatcgtcccgtccccaaaggtggtacgttccctatcgaaacaaTCATGCTTGTTgggagaagctctggtttgtgagaagcttatacccaaacctgccttaaatgggacaaaattttcatcacgacatgttgatgccgctccatgatagcatgccaagtttcctgagtttcagacgagttttggatttactttTGGTCACCATAATTTATTTTACCCTTAGCTAACCCTTGTGAATTTCTCACCAAACAACCAAACAAAGAACAACTCTATCATATTTTCATACATTCTTCTTCTTGGATACCAATCAAAGGATTAACTAAAATGATATACCTCAGATCTAACCATTCTACAACCCCCTTCTTGAAATTTTTGTCTCATTTTCCAATAGTTACTAAACTTAATTCCTCGAAACCTGCTCCAAAAACCTAACTCCCAATAAATTCAACTATCAGGAGAAAGATTTCTATTTCTCAAAAAAGGGAGAAAGATATCTAATCATTTCCCAAATTTAACTCCCTAGATTTTTTCCTTTGTGATTGTGTCATCCTATGAAATATGTAAACCTCATTTTGTTTTTTCACAACATGCAACAATATAAAAGCAAAGTCCATCGAGAAGAAACGGAGGCAACATTGAGCATAGACCAAGCACCCAACATTGCAGCTCTCACTTCTTGGATACATCGAGGATCAGGGGTAGCGTCAGAAATGGGTCGGGCCCCGGGCCAGCCTCAGTCCAAACATGATGAACAGTgtcaagtactccctccgtctgaaaAAACTTGTctctcaaatggatgtatctagcatcAAGCTTGCtactcaaatggatgtatctagcatcAAGCTTGCtactcaaatggatgtatctagcatcaagttagtgttagatacatccgttTGAGGGCAAACTTTTTTGGACGAAGGAAGTAGTGGGAAGTTGTGCTTCGTGTGGAGCCCGCCGACCCGGGGATGCCGCATGTTAAATCATCAGTGTGTGCATATGTGGAATAGATTTTTATGATATTATTTTGCCATGCCTTTCGATTGTGGTAAGATAAGAGCACGATATACGGACAATCACATTTGGCTCTCGGTGCATATACACCCTATATAAAAAAGAGTAGATACTATTAAAAGGTAATTTTTTTAAATAGACTCACTTTCTGTTGTACTCATATTAAAAGTTTGGCCAAGAAATGACTTTCATGGCATCCTCCATGAAAAAAAATCAACACTATACAAGTTACTATTCATACCTATTGTCCTTGAATATTTGTTCTTTTTTGCCGTGAAGTTGACGGGAGTTTTTTCTTCACGAAACTTTTTATAGAGTACTCCCTCTGTACGAAAAGGCTTGTCCCTCAAATTAATATATCTAACACCAAGTTAGTGCTAAATACATCCATTTCAGAGACAAACTTGGGACAAACTTTTTTAAAGAGAGGGAGTACAACAGAAGGTCAAGTTTATTTTTTTAAAATAGGAACCTTTTGACAGTTTTTGTATCTATTTTTTCATATCACATGTATATACAAGCAAAGGGTATTTTCCCATCCGGCCTTTTTTCCACTGGTTCCTTGTATAGAGAAATCTTCAAATCCTTGACTCCTTGTGACTTATCTGGAATATGGAAGGCAGGGCTTCCGGCCAAAATAAAAATCTTTTTATGGCAAGTGGCTCATAACAGAATCACAAGTGGGAACCAGGTACATAAAAGGAAGGGCCCAGACGATGGCAAATGCATTTGGTGTGGTGAATGGGAAGATCGTGATCACATCCTTTTTTGATGCATCATGACCCAATTCGTGTGGAGCGTTGTACGATTGGTGACGGGCTCCTCGTGGAATCCGAGTGGGTTCTCGGAGTTTTATTGGTTGGTTTCATCCACCACCGAGAGGGATAGGCGGATTGCATAGTTAGGTTTGGTGCAATTGCTTGGTCACTATGGACCACGAAAAATAAAGCCTTGATAGAGGGACAGTTCATCAAGCATTCGGCTGATATACTATATAAATTGATGTCTTTCTTGCAGCTATGAAAGCTTCCGGCAGAGGCACAAGATAGAGGACGAGTGCAAGAACTCGTCTCAAGGGTGTGAGCAAGGTGCACCGAGATGCGACGGTCAACATAGGGGACATCACCGGCACGGTGCCGCCCCTTGCTACCTCGATAGCCTTTACTGTTTCGCCATAGTATGGCTAGCGTTGCGCCACTATGTATCCGTCTACGGGTATGTATCGCTTCGTTCGTTCGTTTTATGTTGCTGCTTGCTGGACATGTTAGTGTTGTATAAGGGCCTTAGTCTAAAGCGCCTTTGTTCTTAAAAAAAGGTATTTCATGTACTTACTCTGATAAAATCCGAATATTTTCATGTTGCAGCATACACTCACATTTTCACTTAAAAAAAGCATATACTCACATTTTTTTTCATATGCAAAAGAGTGAATTCCGGTTTTCACCCTCTATTTTGACATTTTTGACACTAATTACCCCATTTAGCAAGATTTCATCCATTTTACCCCATTTAGCAAAAATGTTGCCACAGTTTACCTCGTTTAATTTTTTTGAGCATTCTGACTGGTGGGTCACAGTTGTCGGGTCCAGCTGGCATGCCACGTCAGTGGTTTTTCCTGGCTATTTTTCTCACTGCTGAACTGGGCAGCGCCGCTTCTTCTGACTGGCTCAGCCGATGGAGGTCGCTCGCGGCACGTCCAACGTCCAAGTCGGCCGCGCGCCACGCTCGCCTCCCATGGCTTCTCGTTTGTGTTGCTCTCCCCCAATTAATATTCAAACTGATTTTCTTATAAGCATCAAGTTCCTCTAGCATGTTCACCATGCCTGCATCATCTGTTAACTCAATCATGGAGTTCCCGTTGGCCCCCTTTTTCTGATAATTAGCGCTATCCAAGGGTTGGAACTCAATTccttcatcttctcctttatatcaaaataaataatgaaaTACATCTCAATCATCTCTGGCTCTGGATTCTTGTATCCACGGACATGTAAAATATGCCTAACACTCTACATCTCCGTTGCCATCCGCTTTGtgcaagaaaaagaaaaatgaattAGTGGCTGCAATCATAATATACTCTAATACGGTGAACGAACACGTTTCAGCATGCATCATAAGATACAAAGATCCAAACTTCCTTTACAGCTAGCAAGTAACAACACATACTCTTCAGTTAACATATTTGCTACCTAGATATTTAGATATGTAGGTGCATCAGAGTTAGTAAAGTAGTATATTTACACCACTTTAATCTAATCTACAAAACCATCCATACTTAAGGCCATATATGATAACTGAAGAAAAGCATACATGATTTTAGATTATATTGGTAACAATTTCTCCTATAATTTATTCAATGGTAATATGACATGCTGATCAAGTACAATCGTCCCATCAGAATACTTCAAACCGGAAATGAGTTTAGTAGGGAGAAAAATAGACAGAAAAAACCCGTTGACGTGGCATGCCAGCTAGACCTGACAAATTGTGACCCGTAGGTCAGAACGCACGCAAAATTTAAAAGAGGGTAAATTATGGCAACACTTGTGCTAAATGGGGTAAAACGGATGAAATCTCGCTAAATGGGGTAATTAGTGTCAAAAAAGTCAAAATAGGGGGTAAAAACCGGAATTCACTCTATGCAAAATGTAGAACCTCGAGGTAAGATAAGAGCACGTGCTTAGATAAAAGAGCGTTCCGGGGAGGTTGAGCGGGAGCGGGTAAATCGGACAAGACCAGCCTCTTTCTCCGCGTTCGTGCTAATGGCGCAGCGCGGCAATGGCCGCTTCCACGGTTCCACCACTCCTCCACCCGACGCCTCCCTTCCAGCCATTAGCACATGAGCTCCACCTCTCGCACCGCGCTCTCCCCGAGTCCCGATGTCACGGGCGCCTCCCGCGTTGGCGGCTCCGGCCAACTCTACGTTCTCCCACCTCTTCCAGTTCTGCGCCCGCGGCGGCCGCGCTGCCCTCGACGCCGGGCGCGCCGCGCACGCGCGCATGCTAGTGTCCGGGTTCCTCCCGACATCCTTCGTCTCGAACTGCCTCCTGCAGATGTACGCCCGCTGCGCGGACGCCTCGTACGCTCGCAGGGTGTTCGACGCGATGCCCCACAGGGACACCGTGTCGTGGAACACCATGCTCACCGCGTATTCGCACTCCGGGGACATAGCGACCGCTGTATCACTGTTCGATGCAATGCCGAATCCGGATGTCGTGTCATGGAACACGCTGGTCTCAAGCTATTGCCAGCATGGCATGCATAGCGAGTCGGTGGCCCTGTTTCTGGAGATGGCTCGCTCTGGTGTTGCCTCCGACCGGACAACGTTTGCTGTCCTTCTGAAGTCGTGCGGTGCTCTGGATGACTTGGCACTCGGTGTTCAAATCCACGCGCTGGCGGTGAAGGCAGGATTGGATATTGATGTCCGGACTGGGAGTGCTCTCGTGGACATGTATGGCAAGTGCAGCAGTTTGGATAACGCATTGTTCTTCTTTTATGGAATGCCCGAGAGGAACTGGGTCTCGTGGGGCGCAGCCCTTGCTGGGTGCGTTCACAATGAGCAGTACACTCGTGGGTTGGAGCTGTTCATGGAGATGCAGAGGTCAGGGATGGGGGTGAGCCAGCCGGCTTATGCCAGTGTCTTTAGATCTTGCGCAGCAAAATCATGTCTGAGCACTGGTAAGCAGTTACACGCACATGCCATAAAGCATAACTTCAATACTGACCGTATTGTTGGGACAGCTATTGTGGATGTTTATGCTAAGGCTAATAGCTTGGTGGATGCTAAAAGGGCATTCTTTGGGTTGCCCAGCCATACAGTACAAACATGCAATGCCATGATGGTTGGGCTTGTGCGCGCAGGGCTTGCAAATGAGGCCTTGGAACTGTTTCAGTTCATGACCAGGTCAGGCATTGGTTTTGATGCAGTCAGTTTATCGGGTGTCTTCAGTGCTTGTGCAGAGATTAAGGGGTATTTAAAAGGCCTACAAGTCCACTGCTTAGCAATGAAATCAGGTTTTGAGACGGACATCTGTGTCAGAAATGCAATTCTTGATCTGTATGGGAAGTGCAAAGCATTGGTAGAAGCGTACTTTATCTTCCAGGATATGGAGGAACGAGATTCAATCTCTTGGAATGCTATTATTGCTGCTCTTGAGCAAAATGGGCGCTATGAGGACACCGTAGTTCATTTTAATGAGATGCTGCGCTTTGGTATGGAACCCGATGATTTCACATATGGTAGTGTCCTTAAGGCTTGTGCAACTTTACAATCTTTGGAGTTTGGATTGATGGTACATGACAAGGTTATCAAGTCAGGACTTGGTTCAGATGCTTTTGTAGCTAGCACTGTTGTTGACATGTACTGCAAAtgtggtatgatgacagatgctCAGAAACTCCATGACAGAATTGGGAAGCAAGAACTTGTTTCATGGAATGCCATCATGTCAGGATTTTCACTGAACAAACAGAGTGAGGATGCCCAGAAAATCTTCTCACAGATGTTAGATATTGGACTTAAGCCTGATCATTTCACCTATGCTACAGTTCTTGACACTTGTGCTAACCTAGCTACCATTGAGATCGGGAAGCAGATCCATGGTCAGATAATTAAGCAAGAAATGCTGGTAGATGAATATATATCCAGCACCCTTATAGACATGTACGCCAAGTGTGGGTACATGCAAGACTCACTGCTAATGTTTGAGAAGGCACAGAAACGGGATTTTGTGTCATGGAATGCTATGATATGCGGCTATGCGCTGCATGGTCAAGGAGCAGAAGCACTCAAGATGTTTGATAGGATGCAAAGGGAGGATGTGATTCCGAACCATGCAACTTTCATTGCTGTGCTCCGGGCTTGCAGCCATGTTGGTCTGCTGGATGATGGATGTTGTTACTTCCATCAGATGACCACCCGCTACAAACTGGAACCACAACTGGAGCACTTTGCTTGCATGGTAGATATACTAGGACGGTCAAAGGGACCACAGGAAGCTCTGAAGCTTATTGACACCATGCCTTTTGAAGCGGATGCAGTCATCTGGAAGACTCTCCTAAGCGTTTGCAAGATCCATCGGGATGTTGAGTTGGCTGAACTTGCTGCCGGCAATGTTCTACTACTGGATCCTGAGGATTCTTCAGTTTATATTCTTCTGTCAAATGTATATGCAGAATCAGGGAAATGGGCTGATGTTTCTAGGACAAGAAGGTTAATGAAGCACGGAAGGCTTAAGAAGGAACCTGGCTGTAGCTGGATTGAGGTGCAAAATGAGATGCATGGATTCCTTGTAGGAGATAACGTCCATCCGAGATCGAGGGAGCTGTATGACATGCTGCATGATTTGATTGATGAGATGAAACTGTCTGGATATGACCCTGATTCATCTTCTTTTGCTGAGGTTGACGAAGAGGGCAGTGCATCCGAGCAAGATGATTTACTTGGAATGGTTGGTGGCTAGTCAGTCCTGTATTGAGGTTCCAATCTACTATTTTATTACAAAGCTCTAAACTTAATCTCCCCTGCAGCTGAGACAGTGATACTGCAAAAGATGCTCAGGCAGAACTCTGAGGCTGTTT
Coding sequences within it:
- the LOC125512468 gene encoding pentatricopeptide repeat-containing protein At3g02330, mitochondrial isoform X2; protein product: MSRAPPALAAPANSTFSHLFQFCARGGRAALDAGRAAHARMLVSGFLPTSFVSNCLLQMYARCADASYARRVFDAMPHRDTVSWNTMLTAYSHSGDIATAVSLFDAMPNPDVVSWNTLVSSYCQHGMHSESVALFLEMARSGVASDRTTFAVLLKSCGALDDLALGVQIHALAVKAGLDIDVRTGSALVDMYGKCSSLDNALFFFYGMPERNWVSWGAALAGCVHNEQYTRGLELFMEMQRSGMGVSQPAYASVFRSCAAKSCLSTGKQLHAHAIKHNFNTDRIVGTAIVDVYAKANSLVDAKRAFFGLPSHTVQTCNAMMVGLVRAGLANEALELFQFMTRSGIGFDAVSLSGVFSACAEIKGYLKGLQVHCLAMKSGFETDICVRNAILDLYGKCKALVEAYFIFQDMEERDSISWNAIIAALEQNGRYEDTVVHFNEMLRFGMEPDDFTYGSVLKACATLQSLEFGLMVHDKVIKSGLGSDAFVASTVVDMYCKCGMMTDAQKLHDRIGKQELVSWNAIMSGFSLNKQSEDAQKIFSQMLDIGLKPDHFTYATVLDTCANLATIEIGKQIHGQIIKQEMLVDEYISSTLIDMYAKCGYMQDSLLMFEKAQKRDFVSWNAMICGYALHGQGAEALKMFDRMQREDVIPNHATFIAVLRACSHVGLLDDGCCYFHQMTTRYKLEPQLEHFACMVDILGRSKGPQEALKLIDTMPFEADAVIWKTLLSVCKIHRDVELAELAAGNVLLLDPEDSSVYILLSNVYAESGKWADVSRTRRLMKHGRLKKEPGCSWIEVQNEMHGFLVGDNVHPRSRELYDMLHDLIDEMKLSGYDPDSSSFAEVDEEGSASEQDDLLGMLRQ
- the LOC125512468 gene encoding pentatricopeptide repeat-containing protein At3g02330, mitochondrial isoform X1, coding for MSRAPPALAAPANSTFSHLFQFCARGGRAALDAGRAAHARMLVSGFLPTSFVSNCLLQMYARCADASYARRVFDAMPHRDTVSWNTMLTAYSHSGDIATAVSLFDAMPNPDVVSWNTLVSSYCQHGMHSESVALFLEMARSGVASDRTTFAVLLKSCGALDDLALGVQIHALAVKAGLDIDVRTGSALVDMYGKCSSLDNALFFFYGMPERNWVSWGAALAGCVHNEQYTRGLELFMEMQRSGMGVSQPAYASVFRSCAAKSCLSTGKQLHAHAIKHNFNTDRIVGTAIVDVYAKANSLVDAKRAFFGLPSHTVQTCNAMMVGLVRAGLANEALELFQFMTRSGIGFDAVSLSGVFSACAEIKGYLKGLQVHCLAMKSGFETDICVRNAILDLYGKCKALVEAYFIFQDMEERDSISWNAIIAALEQNGRYEDTVVHFNEMLRFGMEPDDFTYGSVLKACATLQSLEFGLMVHDKVIKSGLGSDAFVASTVVDMYCKCGMMTDAQKLHDRIGKQELVSWNAIMSGFSLNKQSEDAQKIFSQMLDIGLKPDHFTYATVLDTCANLATIEIGKQIHGQIIKQEMLVDEYISSTLIDMYAKCGYMQDSLLMFEKAQKRDFVSWNAMICGYALHGQGAEALKMFDRMQREDVIPNHATFIAVLRACSHVGLLDDGCCYFHQMTTRYKLEPQLEHFACMVDILGRSKGPQEALKLIDTMPFEADAVIWKTLLSVCKIHRDVELAELAAGNVLLLDPEDSSVYILLSNVYAESGKWADVSRTRRLMKHGRLKKEPGCSWIEVQNEMHGFLVGDNVHPRSRELYDMLHDLIDEMKLSGYDPDSSSFAEVDEEGSASEQDDLLGMVGG